One window of the Dreissena polymorpha isolate Duluth1 chromosome 5, UMN_Dpol_1.0, whole genome shotgun sequence genome contains the following:
- the LOC127832394 gene encoding cdc42 homolog isoform X1 encodes MQTIKCVVVGDGAVGKTCLLISYTTNKFPSEYVPTVFDNYAVTVMIGGEPYTLGLFDTAGQEDYDRLRPLSYPQTDVFLVCFSVVSPSSFENVKEKWVPEITHHCQRTPFLLVGTQSDLRDDASTIEKLTKNRQKPVSQEYGERLARELRAVKYVECSALTQKGLKNVFDEAILAALEPPEPQKKRKCTLL; translated from the exons ATGCAGACAATTAAGTGTGTGGTGGTGGGAGACGGTGCTGTGGGTAAAACGTGTCTCCTTATTTCATATACTACAAACAAATTCCCATCAGAATATGTTCCAACA GTGTTTGACAACTATGCTGTAACAGTGATGATTGGTGGGGAGCCCTACACCCTGGGTCTGTTCGACACAGCAGGTCAGGAGGACTATGACAGACTTCGACCGCTCAGCTACCCACAGACTGATGTTTTCCTAGTCTGCTTCTCAGTTGTGTCTCCCTCTTCATTTGAAAATGTCAAAGAAAAG TGGGTACCAGAGATCACCCACCACTGTCAACGGACCCCGTTCCTGTTGGTGGGCACACAGTCTGACCTACGGGACGACGCCTCCACTATAGAGAAGCTCACCAAGAACAGACAGAAGCCCGTCTCGCAAGAGTACGGCGAGAGGTTGGCACGTGAATTGCGTGCAGTCAAATACGTGGAGTGTTCAGCTCTCACGCAG AAAGGACTCAAGAATGTGTTTGATGAGGCCATTCTGGCTGCCCTGGAGCCGCCAGAGCCCCAGAAGAAGAGGAAGTGCACGCTCCTTTAA
- the LOC127832394 gene encoding cdc42 homolog isoform X2 translates to MQTIKCVVVGDGAVGKTCLLISYTTNKFPSEYVPTVFDNYAVTVMIGGEPYTLGLFDTAGQEDYDRLRPLSYPQTDVFLVCFSVVSPSSFENVKEKWVPEITHHCQRTPFLLVGTQSDLRDDASTIEKLTKNRQKPVSQEYGERLARELRAVKYVECSALTQKGLKNVFDEAILAALEPPEKEKKRTCQLL, encoded by the exons ATGCAGACAATTAAGTGTGTGGTGGTGGGAGACGGTGCTGTGGGTAAAACGTGTCTCCTTATTTCATATACTACAAACAAATTCCCATCAGAATATGTTCCAACA GTGTTTGACAACTATGCTGTAACAGTGATGATTGGTGGGGAGCCCTACACCCTGGGTCTGTTCGACACAGCAGGTCAGGAGGACTATGACAGACTTCGACCGCTCAGCTACCCACAGACTGATGTTTTCCTAGTCTGCTTCTCAGTTGTGTCTCCCTCTTCATTTGAAAATGTCAAAGAAAAG TGGGTACCAGAGATCACCCACCACTGTCAACGGACCCCGTTCCTGTTGGTGGGCACACAGTCTGACCTACGGGACGACGCCTCCACTATAGAGAAGCTCACCAAGAACAGACAGAAGCCCGTCTCGCAAGAGTACGGCGAGAGGTTGGCACGTGAATTGCGTGCAGTCAAATACGTGGAGTGTTCAGCTCTCACGCAG AAAGGGCTAAAGAACGTGTTTGATGAGGCCATATTGGCAGCGCTTGAGCCACCGGAGAAAGAAAAGAAGAGAACATGCCAGCTGCTGTAG